In one Curtobacterium citreum genomic region, the following are encoded:
- a CDS encoding MurR/RpiR family transcriptional regulator, which yields MNDQPGAVIATIRSLMPSLLPTEQTVAAVLLERSAEIVELSAQQVADAAGASRATVVRTCQSLGYSGYQQLRVLLARDAAAAPVRATGTTPDGAAGIVTATFTQLADRVHDMTALLDGGALDRAVTLLADARRVVIVGNGLSAPLAQDAAARLSSIGRPAEAQSDVIGQQISARLLGPGDLLLVVSGSGANALTLRTVAAATAAGADVVAVTAFGRSPIAQAATVALVVTMPDLTFRDELTLASRLPQAILVEGLVAATADRLGDVAVRAKALALDAISANLSD from the coding sequence GTGAACGACCAGCCGGGCGCGGTCATCGCCACCATCCGGAGCCTCATGCCGTCCCTGCTGCCGACCGAGCAGACCGTCGCGGCCGTGCTGCTCGAGCGCTCCGCCGAGATCGTCGAGCTGAGCGCGCAGCAGGTCGCTGACGCCGCCGGGGCGTCGCGCGCGACGGTGGTCAGGACGTGCCAGAGCCTCGGGTACTCCGGGTACCAGCAGCTCCGGGTCCTGCTCGCGCGGGACGCCGCAGCCGCTCCGGTGCGTGCGACGGGCACGACCCCGGACGGCGCCGCCGGGATCGTCACCGCGACGTTCACGCAGCTCGCCGACCGGGTGCACGACATGACGGCACTCCTCGACGGCGGGGCGCTCGACCGCGCGGTCACCCTGCTCGCCGACGCACGCCGGGTCGTCATCGTGGGCAACGGCCTGTCCGCGCCGCTCGCACAGGACGCCGCCGCCCGGCTGTCGAGCATCGGTCGCCCCGCCGAGGCGCAGTCCGACGTCATCGGACAGCAGATCAGCGCGCGGCTCCTGGGACCCGGGGACCTGCTCCTCGTGGTGAGCGGGAGCGGGGCGAACGCGCTGACGCTCCGGACCGTCGCCGCGGCGACCGCGGCCGGGGCGGACGTCGTCGCCGTGACCGCGTTCGGTCGGAGCCCGATCGCGCAGGCCGCCACGGTGGCCCTCGTCGTGACGATGCCGGACCTGACGTTCCGCGACGAGCTGACCCTGGCGTCGCGGTTGCCGCAGGCGATCCTCGTCGAGGGGCTCGTCGCGGCGACGGCGGATCGGCTCGGGGACGTGGCGGTGCGGGCGAAGGCGTTGGCGCTCGACGCCATCAGCGCGAACCTGTCCGACTGA
- a CDS encoding alpha/beta hydrolase yields MGAVPLHGTDPRTTPTTLEHRGRTIRGWQWEPQDGAAPDAPVVLLVHGFSDSALGGHQLFVQTARHLVARGALVRSHDRLGQGASDGEFADITLRDEVEQVVAMIRAADRGQGVHVVAHSLGAVESALAAARVPEAVRTLTLWSPAGVVVDDITVHDAIQGQPLAPAREQGWFDFGGMVLGTAFIADVQDGLDVYGPAAGYTGPADVVHGTEDAIVPVSYGRRYAELLPGATLTVVDGADHGWSAVPFRQRLLALLDERLGLA; encoded by the coding sequence ATGGGCGCCGTGCCGCTGCACGGGACGGACCCCCGCACCACCCCGACGACCCTGGAGCACCGTGGTCGCACGATCCGCGGCTGGCAGTGGGAACCGCAGGACGGCGCCGCCCCGGACGCCCCCGTCGTGCTCCTCGTGCACGGGTTCAGCGACAGTGCCCTCGGCGGGCACCAGCTGTTCGTGCAGACCGCCCGACACCTCGTCGCCCGCGGCGCCCTCGTCCGGAGCCACGACCGGCTCGGCCAGGGTGCCAGCGACGGCGAGTTCGCGGACATCACCCTCCGCGACGAGGTGGAACAGGTCGTCGCGATGATCCGCGCCGCGGACCGGGGGCAGGGCGTGCACGTCGTGGCGCACAGCCTGGGCGCCGTGGAGTCGGCGCTCGCCGCAGCCCGGGTGCCGGAGGCCGTCCGGACCCTGACCCTGTGGTCACCAGCCGGCGTCGTGGTCGACGACATCACCGTGCACGACGCGATCCAGGGGCAGCCCCTCGCCCCGGCGCGCGAGCAGGGGTGGTTCGACTTCGGCGGGATGGTGCTCGGGACGGCGTTCATCGCGGACGTCCAGGACGGGCTCGACGTCTACGGCCCGGCCGCCGGGTACACCGGCCCGGCCGACGTCGTGCACGGCACCGAGGACGCGATCGTCCCGGTGTCGTACGGCCGCCGCTACGCCGAGCTCCTGCCCGGGGCGACGCTCACGGTCGTCGACGGCGCGGACCACGGCTGGTCGGCGGTACCGTTCCGGCAGCGGCTCCTGGCGCTGCTCGACGAGCGCCTCGGCCTGGCCTGA
- the phnE gene encoding phosphonate ABC transporter, permease protein PhnE, producing the protein MTTADATRSGGRTPRLQADGTGRPRRPRTLGRTLAVVAVVAAITVWSAIAVQVDVAALVTNARNASSTLVQLVQPDYSFIPETLPALLQTVQMAVVATAVSTAVAIPLSFAASRATNPNGPVLAAVRLVMNVVRSVPDLLFASLFVTVVGTGALSGVLALVLFNVGILVKLVSEALDGVDRGGQEAALAAGATWFRADRAAVLPEVAPSAVSQVVYVLELNIRASTVIGLVGAGGLGMLIDKVRTFYQYHYLSTVILEVLALVVLLELLSSVTRKRLLR; encoded by the coding sequence GTGACGACGGCGGACGCGACGCGGTCCGGCGGACGCACCCCGCGCCTCCAGGCCGACGGCACGGGCCGTCCCCGCCGGCCACGCACCCTCGGACGCACGCTCGCCGTCGTGGCGGTCGTCGCCGCGATCACCGTGTGGTCCGCGATCGCCGTGCAGGTCGACGTCGCAGCCCTCGTGACCAACGCGCGGAACGCGTCCTCCACCCTGGTCCAGCTGGTGCAGCCGGACTACTCGTTCATCCCGGAGACGCTCCCTGCGCTCCTGCAGACCGTGCAGATGGCCGTCGTCGCGACGGCCGTCAGCACGGCCGTCGCGATCCCCCTGTCCTTCGCGGCGTCGCGCGCGACGAACCCGAACGGACCCGTCCTGGCGGCCGTCCGTCTCGTCATGAACGTCGTCCGCAGCGTGCCGGACCTGCTGTTCGCGTCGCTGTTCGTGACGGTCGTCGGGACGGGTGCGCTGTCCGGTGTCCTCGCGCTGGTGCTGTTCAACGTCGGGATCCTCGTGAAGCTCGTGTCCGAGGCACTCGACGGTGTCGACCGCGGCGGACAGGAGGCCGCCCTGGCGGCCGGTGCCACCTGGTTCCGCGCGGACCGCGCCGCGGTGCTCCCCGAGGTCGCCCCGTCCGCCGTGTCGCAGGTCGTCTACGTCCTGGAGCTCAACATCCGCGCGTCCACCGTCATCGGCCTGGTCGGCGCCGGCGGGCTCGGCATGCTCATCGACAAGGTGCGGACGTTCTACCAGTACCACTACCTGAGCACCGTCATCCTGGAGGTCCTCGCGCTCGTCGTCCTGCTCGAGCTCCTCAGCTCCGTCACCAGGAAGCGGCTCCTCCGATGA
- the phnC gene encoding phosphonate ABC transporter ATP-binding protein gives MTTPDRTHSERGGAGIRFSDVGVTYPNGHHGLRGIDLDIAPGEMVAVVGLSGAGKSTLIRTINGLVPITSGGITVGDTRVDGLRGRALRDLRADVGMVFQGFNLAKRTTVLNNVLMGRLHHTSAWRSLLGAWRRDDVELAMQALERVEIVQKAYVGAAELSGGQQQRVAIARTLAQRPRVVLADEPVASLDPPTSHVVMRDLQRINAELGITVVVNLHFLDLARRYGTRLVGLRAGEVVYDGPGADADESVFEAIYGRSLTAEDVLDAPAVQL, from the coding sequence ATGACGACGCCCGACCGGACCCACAGCGAGCGGGGAGGTGCCGGCATCCGCTTCTCCGACGTCGGCGTCACCTACCCGAACGGCCACCACGGCCTGCGCGGCATCGACCTCGACATCGCCCCCGGCGAGATGGTCGCCGTAGTGGGTCTGTCGGGCGCCGGCAAGTCGACGCTCATCCGCACGATCAACGGGCTCGTCCCGATCACCTCCGGCGGGATCACCGTCGGCGACACCCGCGTGGACGGCCTCCGCGGTCGGGCGCTCCGGGACCTGCGCGCGGACGTCGGCATGGTCTTCCAGGGGTTCAACCTCGCCAAGCGGACCACCGTCCTGAACAACGTGCTCATGGGCCGGCTGCACCACACCTCGGCCTGGCGGTCGCTCCTCGGCGCGTGGCGCCGGGACGACGTCGAGCTCGCGATGCAGGCCCTCGAGCGGGTCGAGATCGTGCAGAAGGCGTACGTGGGCGCCGCCGAGCTGTCCGGCGGGCAGCAGCAGCGCGTCGCGATCGCCCGGACCCTCGCGCAACGGCCGCGGGTGGTCCTGGCGGACGAGCCGGTCGCCTCGCTCGACCCGCCGACCTCGCACGTCGTGATGCGCGACCTGCAGCGGATCAACGCCGAGCTCGGCATCACGGTCGTCGTGAACCTGCACTTCCTCGACCTCGCCCGTCGGTACGGCACCCGGCTCGTCGGGCTCCGCGCCGGCGAGGTCGTCTACGACGGCCCCGGGGCCGACGCCGACGAGTCGGTGTTCGAGGCGATCTACGGCCGGTCCCTCACCGCCGAGGACGTCCTCGACGCGCCGGCGGTGCAGCTGTGA
- the phnE gene encoding phosphonate ABC transporter, permease protein PhnE produces MSVAVGPAPTRPGSGTGREARPTTARPTRPRRVGRALVAVAVVAVVAAASWGVDLDWGALPALPAKSAHLLGLMFLPPAWSALPDALSATLLSVAMAWFGTVLGAVVSLPLSLLATDRLAPAVVRVPLRAVFAVLRAVPEVVIAVLMLSVTGLTAWTGALAIAIGSVGTLGKWGYEAFESVDRGPVEATTAVGASRWQVMRWGVWPSARPDVLAFWLYRFEINVRASAILGLIGAGGIGKMLVDNVQFRVWDVVGMLLLVVVIVTMAIDQLSGAVRTRIITGRWGFPLVGTIRRGHGTRRTRRVEP; encoded by the coding sequence ATGAGCGTCGCCGTCGGCCCGGCCCCGACACGCCCCGGCTCCGGCACCGGCCGGGAGGCACGCCCCACCACCGCGCGCCCGACCCGTCCTCGTCGGGTCGGCCGGGCGCTCGTCGCGGTCGCCGTCGTCGCGGTCGTCGCCGCCGCCTCGTGGGGGGTCGACCTCGACTGGGGCGCCCTGCCGGCGCTGCCCGCGAAGTCCGCGCACCTGCTCGGGCTGATGTTCCTGCCCCCGGCGTGGTCGGCACTGCCGGACGCCCTGTCCGCCACCCTGCTGTCCGTCGCGATGGCGTGGTTCGGCACGGTGCTCGGTGCCGTCGTCTCGCTGCCGCTGTCCCTGCTCGCGACCGACCGGCTCGCGCCCGCGGTCGTCCGGGTCCCGCTCCGTGCGGTCTTCGCGGTGCTGCGGGCGGTGCCCGAGGTCGTCATCGCCGTCCTGATGCTGTCCGTCACCGGCCTGACCGCGTGGACCGGGGCGCTGGCGATCGCGATCGGGTCCGTCGGCACGCTCGGCAAGTGGGGCTACGAGGCGTTCGAGTCCGTCGACCGCGGGCCGGTCGAGGCGACGACGGCCGTGGGGGCCTCGCGGTGGCAGGTGATGCGGTGGGGCGTGTGGCCGAGCGCCCGGCCCGACGTGCTCGCGTTCTGGCTGTACCGCTTCGAGATCAACGTCCGGGCGTCGGCGATCCTCGGGCTCATCGGTGCCGGCGGGATCGGGAAGATGCTCGTCGACAACGTGCAGTTCCGCGTGTGGGACGTCGTCGGGATGCTCCTCCTGGTGGTCGTCATCGTGACGATGGCGATCGATCAGCTCAGCGGCGCGGTCCGCACCCGGATCATCACCGGGCGGTGGGGCTTCCCGCTCGTCGGGACGATCCGTCGGGGTCACGGGACGCGCCGGACCCGTAGGGTCGAGCCGTGA
- a CDS encoding phenolic acid decarboxylase: MDTTTSVEHPEPPQDLSGIVGHRFIYTYANGWQYEMYVKNATTIDYRIHTGHVGGRWVKDQTVDLVALAPGVYKVSWNEPTGTSVVVNVLPEQRVLHGTIFFPRWIELDGSKTVLFQNDHLDEMQRYRDEGPTYPIYVVPEFAHITRFEHVGEDDETVVDTAPGDLPAGWADRTN, translated from the coding sequence ATGGACACCACCACCTCGGTCGAGCACCCGGAACCGCCCCAGGACCTCTCCGGCATCGTCGGACACCGGTTCATCTACACGTACGCCAACGGCTGGCAGTACGAGATGTACGTCAAGAACGCCACGACCATCGACTACCGGATCCACACCGGGCACGTCGGCGGCCGGTGGGTGAAGGACCAGACGGTCGACCTCGTCGCCCTCGCGCCGGGCGTCTACAAGGTCTCGTGGAACGAGCCCACCGGCACGAGCGTCGTCGTCAACGTGCTGCCCGAGCAGCGCGTGCTGCACGGCACGATCTTCTTCCCGCGCTGGATCGAGCTCGACGGCTCGAAGACCGTGCTGTTCCAGAACGACCACCTGGACGAGATGCAGCGCTACCGCGACGAGGGCCCCACGTACCCGATCTACGTCGTGCCGGAGTTCGCCCACATCACCCGGTTCGAGCACGTCGGCGAGGACGACGAGACCGTCGTCGACACCGCTCCCGGCGACCTGCCGGCCGGCTGGGCGGACCGGACGAACTGA
- the mgrA gene encoding L-glyceraldehyde 3-phosphate reductase, with amino-acid sequence MSYIAADDRYDSMPYRRTGRSGLDLPLLSLGYWHNFGDDKPFETQRAISRRAFDLGITHHDLANNYGPPYGAAELNFGRLMREDFRPYRDEMVISTKAGWDMWPGPYGQGGGSRKYVLASLDQSLQRMGLDYVDVFYSHRLDASTPLEETMGALHTAVQQGKALYVGISSYDAERSRQAAEILRDLGTPLLIHQPSYSMLNRWIEDEGLLDAAGDVGFGVIGFTALAQGLLTGRYLDGVPEDSRAAAGKSLDAGSLTPEVVEHLRALNGIAEARGQSLAQLALAWALRDERVTSLVIGASRVEQLEQNVAALGNLSFTADELAAIDEHSVGVLDVDLWSGARSGQVS; translated from the coding sequence ATGTCCTACATCGCCGCGGACGACCGCTACGACTCCATGCCCTACCGCCGGACGGGCCGCTCCGGCCTCGACCTGCCACTGCTCTCGCTGGGCTACTGGCACAACTTCGGCGACGACAAGCCGTTCGAGACGCAGCGGGCCATCAGCCGCCGGGCGTTCGACCTCGGCATCACGCACCACGACCTCGCGAACAACTACGGCCCGCCCTACGGCGCCGCCGAGCTGAACTTCGGCCGGCTCATGCGCGAGGACTTCCGCCCCTACCGCGACGAGATGGTCATCTCGACCAAGGCGGGCTGGGACATGTGGCCAGGCCCCTACGGCCAGGGCGGCGGGTCGCGGAAGTACGTGCTCGCCTCGCTCGACCAGTCGCTGCAGCGGATGGGCCTGGACTACGTCGACGTCTTCTACTCGCACCGCCTCGACGCCTCGACCCCGCTCGAGGAGACGATGGGCGCCCTGCACACCGCGGTCCAGCAGGGCAAGGCGCTGTACGTCGGCATCTCGTCGTACGACGCCGAGCGCTCCCGCCAGGCTGCCGAGATCCTCCGTGACCTCGGGACGCCGCTCCTCATCCACCAGCCCTCGTACTCGATGCTCAACCGCTGGATCGAGGACGAGGGCCTGCTCGACGCCGCCGGCGACGTGGGCTTCGGCGTGATCGGGTTCACCGCACTCGCCCAGGGTCTGCTCACCGGGCGCTACCTGGACGGCGTCCCCGAGGACTCGCGCGCCGCGGCGGGCAAGTCCCTCGACGCAGGCTCCCTGACCCCGGAGGTCGTCGAGCACCTGCGCGCGCTGAACGGCATCGCCGAGGCCCGCGGGCAGAGCCTGGCGCAGCTCGCCCTGGCGTGGGCGCTCCGCGACGAACGGGTGACCTCGCTCGTGATCGGCGCCTCCCGCGTCGAGCAGCTCGAGCAGAACGTGGCGGCGCTCGGCAACCTGTCGTTCACCGCGGACGAGCTTGCGGCGATCGACGAGCACTCCGTCGGTGTGCTCGACGTCGACCTGTGGTCGGGCGCCCGCTCGGGCCAGGTGAGCTGA